The following are encoded together in the Diabrotica undecimpunctata isolate CICGRU chromosome 7, icDiaUnde3, whole genome shotgun sequence genome:
- the Polr2L gene encoding DNA-directed RNA polymerases I, II, and III subunit RPABC5 encodes MIIPVRCFTCGKVIGNKWEAYLGLLQAEYTEGDALDALGLKRYCCRRMLLGHVDLIEKLLNYAPLEK; translated from the coding sequence ATGATTATTCCAGTGAGATGTTTTACTTGTGGAAAGGTTATTGGAAACAAATGGGAGGCTTACTTGGGTCTTCTACAAGCTGAATATACGGAAGGTGACGCTTTAGATGCCCTTGGCTTAAAACGTTACTGCTGTAGAAGGATGCTTTTGGGACATGTGGACCTCATTGAAAAGTTGTTGAATTATGCTCCTTTAGAAAAATAA
- the Mys45A gene encoding protein SDA1 homolog produces the protein MVRHNNQLPNNLPQLQNLIKRDAVSYNEEFMQQLKHFHNTLEVFKLAPHQNNKTLDELVMFLAQVAHCYTKELEKFPQLLIDLLQSHNTALDNNTRMTLCRALILLRNKNLLAPTDLLELFFQLLRCQDKSLRSFLENHIITDIKNINSKHKNAKLNTTLQNFMFTMLKDTNTRAAKMSVDIMIELYKKNIWNDVKTVNVIATGCFSKITKVMVTCLKFFLGKDPDEKDSDDSDSDNEVDPKEVMMANKFNKKTRKREKQLDKVKKLAKKQQKKKSAAPAFNFSAVHLLHDPQGMAEKLFKQLETTNKRFEVKLLTLDVISRLIGLHDLFLFNFYPYIQRFMQPHQREVTRILQFAAQASHELVPPDVLQPVLKTLANNFITERNSSDVIAIGLNAVREICARCPLAMDEDLVQDLAQYKTYRDRSVMMASRSLIQLFRNVRPELLHKKDRGRPTEATEEMDQLDYGKIKAHDFIPGAEVLLSAEKTHIEVNSDSESASDDEEWIDIQHSGDDDNNVGSEDDADEEDDDDDEGEEDDFNEGDDQVKEKKKSKVEKQAEKSKNKAEAIKVKKEQAQKISLEKILTDEDFKKIDAANLRKQVVIAKKGIKRKLEETPVGNPSEIVKLSDIENIYKKRKHDKQTRIESVKRGQEGREKFGYKDGRVNENCSKTNREKRKNKNFQMIRHKVKGKVKRSFKDKQIALRNHLLKLKKMK, from the exons atggTGCGGCACAATAATCAGTTACCAAATAACCTTCCACAATTACAAAATCTTATCAAAAGGGATGCCGTGTCTTATAATGAAGAATTTATGCAACAACTTAAACATTTTCACAATACTTTGGAAGTGTTTAAATTAGCACCTCATCAAAACAATAAAACTCTAGATGAATTGGTGATGTTCTTAGCACAAGTCGCCCACTGTTATACAAAGGAATTAGAAAAGTTCCCTCAGCTTTTAATCGATCTTTTGCAAAGCCACAATACGGCTTTGGACAACAATACCAGAATGACTTTATGCAGGGCTCTAATTTTACTCAGGAATAAAAATTTACTAGCACCCACTGATTTACTAGAACTGTTTTTTCAGCTGTTGAGGTGCCAGGATAAGTCTCTTAGATCCTTTTTGGAAAACCATATAATAACAGACATCAAAAATATTAACAGCAAACACAAAAATGCAAAATTAAACAcaacattacaaaattttatgtTCACAATGTTAAAAGATACTAATACTAGAGCAGCAAAAATGTCTGTAGATATTATGATTGAACTTTATAAGAAGAACATTTGGAATGATGTGAAGACTGTGAATGTAATAGCTACAGGATGTTTCTCTAAAATAACTAAg GTAATGGTTACCTGTTTAAAATTCTTCCTTGGGAAAGATCCAGATGAAAAAGACTCAGACGATTCAGATTCTGATAATGAAGTTGATCCGAAAGAAGTGATGATGGCTAACAAATTcaataagaaaacaagaaaaaggGAAAAACAACTGGACAAAGTAAAAAAGTTAGCTAAAAagcaacaaaaaaagaaatcagcAGCTCCAGCTTTTAACTTTTCTGCTGTTCATCTACTTCATGATCCTCAag GTATGGCTGAAAAACTTTTTAAACAACTAGAAACCACCAACAAGAGATTCGAAGTAAAGCTTCTCACATTGGATGTTATATCTCGGCTTATAGGCCTACACGACCTCTTTCTATTTAACTTCTATCCATACATTCAAAGATTTATGCAGCCACATCAGCGTGAAGTCACCAGGATCTTACAGTTTGCAGCACAAGCTAGCCATGAGCTTGTACCACCAGATGTGCTACAGCCTGTACTGAAAACTCTAGCCAATAATTTCATAACTGAAAGAAATTCGTCTGATGTTATAGCTATTGGTTTAAATGCTGTCAGAGAGATATGTGCTAGGTGTCCTTTAGCTATGGATGAGGATTTGGTGCAAGACTTGGCTCAATATAAAACTTATAGGGATAGATCTGTTATGATGGCATCAAG ATCTTTAATTCAACTCTTCAGAAATGTACGCCCTGAACTTTTACATAAAAAAGATAGAGGTCGACCTACAGAAGCAACAGAAGAAATGGACCAGCTTGATTATGGAAAAATTAAAGCACACGACTTTATACCAGGTGCAGAAGTGTTGCTTTCAGCAGAAAAAACTCACATAGAAGTCAATTCAGATTCCGAATCAGCATCTGATGATGAAGAATGGATTGATATCCAACATTCGGGAGATGACGATAATAATGTAGGTAGTGAAGATGATGCAGATGaagaggatgatgatgatgatgagggaGAGGAAGATGATTTTAATGAAGGCGATGATCAAgttaaagaaaagaagaaatccaaAGTTGAGAAGCAAGCTGAGAAATCGAAAAATAAAGCAGAAGCAATAAAGGTAAAGAAAGAACAAGCTCAAAAAATCAGTTTAGAAAAAATCTTGACAGATGAAGATTTTAAAAAGATTGATGCAGCAAATCTAAGGAAGCAGGTAGTTATAGCAAAAAAAGGCATAAAACGAAAGCTGGAAGAAACACCAGTTGGCAATCCCTCAGAAATAGTGAAACTCAGtgacattgaaaatatttataaaaagagGAAACACGACAAACAAACGAGGATAGAGAGTGTAAAAAGGGGACAAGAGGGTCGAGAGAAATTCGGTTATAAAGATGGGAGGGTAAATGAAAATTGTTCCAAGACAAATAGAGAGAAGAGGAAAAACAAAAACTTCCAGATGATTAGACATAAAGTTAAAGGGAAAGTAAAGAGAAGTTTCAAAGATAAACAAATTGCGTTGAGAAATCATTTATTGAAGTTGAAGAAAATGAAATAG
- the LOC140445252 gene encoding uncharacterized protein, translated as MSHSDSEIRDEKRHKRRNHLNVKFKKAKHIRSQLERETFRKLKLKLGPVLEIRLIHAVNTNNVDKVRDLLERGVSPNSADSEKRSALHVAVSKGYSEIVELLLKHGANPNSRDIIQNTPLHLAACVHNLSIVTMLINAKADVTCLDLHGRNPFQLALSKLQILRKSWNDGTIEMINLKQELKDVVDLLLSMLLRNVEQSMENMNKSEVDDLQLMKLSINSDPPEELDNQMSRLMCGIEKFTIA; from the exons atgTCCCACAGTGACAGTGAAATCAGAGATGAAAAAAGACATAAACGCAGAAATCACCTAAATGTAAAATTTAAGAAGGCAAAACATATACGTTCCCAGTTAGAAAGGGAAACGTTTAGAAAGCTTAAACTTAAATTGGGTCCAGTATTAGAAATCAGACTAATACATGCTGTAAACACTAACAATGTTGACAAAGTTAGAGATCTTTTAGAAAGAGGGGTAAGTCCAAACAGTGCAGATTCAGAAAAACGTAGTGCTTTACATGTAGCAGTGAGCAAGGGATATTCGGAAATTGTTGAATTATTACTAAAACATGGAGCAAACCCGAACAGCAGAGATATCATTCAAAATACACCTTTGCACTTAGCAGCCTGTGTTCACAATTTATCAATTGTAACCATGTTGATCAATGCAAAGGCAGATGTTACTTGTTTAGATTTACATGGCCGTAATCCATTCCAACTTGCTTTGAGTAAATTACAAATATTAAGAAAGAGTTGGAATGATGGCACCATTGAAATGATCAATTTAAAGCAGGAGTTAAAGGAT GTTGTAGACTTACTTTTATCCATGCTCTTAAGAAATGTTGAGCAATCAATGGAAAATATGAATAAATCAGAGGTGGATGATTTACAGTTAATGAAGTTGTCAATAAATTCAGACCCTCCAGAAGAACTAGATAACCAAATGTCCAGGTTAATGTGTGGCATAGAAAAATTCACAATTGCATAA